The following are encoded together in the Phyllobacterium zundukense genome:
- a CDS encoding MurR/RpiR family transcriptional regulator → MLQKGPLHAHIIERFDDMPQQLQQAARHILEHPQEVALVSMRELARNAGVQPSTMTRLAKSLGFSGYEDLRGQHADVIRVGAEGFAARALQRDAGGTDGEGLAHRMLQSLSAQVARLCEPETLSQLSTMADRLSKARRIYVLGLRSCHSVAWHFHYVMTLLGEKTVHLDGPAGTSGDALIHASVDDVLLAISINPYSLHTLELAEAAREKGVGIVAITDSEVSPLVTIAEHVVLFPTESQTFFHTLVPALAVSEVLCGLLAAEDRAAALEGLKQADRHLSTMNTYATSIPRRNI, encoded by the coding sequence ATTTTGCAAAAGGGACCCCTGCACGCACATATCATTGAACGCTTCGACGACATGCCTCAACAGTTGCAGCAGGCGGCTCGGCACATCTTGGAACATCCTCAGGAAGTGGCGCTGGTTTCGATGCGAGAGTTGGCGCGCAATGCGGGCGTGCAACCCTCTACGATGACGCGGTTGGCGAAATCCCTTGGGTTCTCGGGATATGAGGATCTTCGTGGTCAGCATGCCGATGTCATTCGAGTGGGCGCCGAAGGATTTGCCGCCCGAGCGTTGCAGAGAGACGCCGGCGGGACGGACGGGGAAGGACTGGCGCATCGAATGCTCCAAAGCCTTTCCGCTCAGGTTGCTCGCCTCTGTGAACCCGAGACGCTCTCGCAGCTTAGCACGATGGCCGACCGCCTGAGCAAAGCACGCAGAATCTATGTTCTCGGGCTTCGCTCCTGCCATTCAGTGGCTTGGCATTTCCACTATGTGATGACGTTGTTGGGCGAGAAGACCGTTCATCTCGATGGCCCCGCCGGCACAAGCGGCGACGCGCTCATTCACGCCAGCGTCGACGATGTTCTGCTGGCGATTTCGATAAACCCTTACTCACTTCACACTCTCGAGCTTGCCGAGGCCGCCCGCGAAAAAGGAGTGGGAATTGTGGCCATCACGGACAGCGAGGTTTCCCCTCTGGTGACCATCGCCGAACACGTCGTCCTCTTCCCGACAGAAAGTCAGACCTTCTTCCATACATTAGTTCCGGCCCTCGCCGTCTCAGAAGTCCTTTGCGGGCTGCTGGCAGCCGAGGATCGGGCTGCAGCTCTTGAAGGCCTTAAGCAGGCCGATCGCCACCTTTCTACGATGAACACATACGCGACGTCCATCCCGCGGCGAAATATCTGA
- a CDS encoding aspartate aminotransferase family protein: protein MTKILHRTIGTNLPRAVAGEGIYITDSEGRSYIDGSGGAAVSCLGHNHLEVLQAMKAQMGRISYAHTSFFTTDVAEHLAEQLVELAPEGLDYVYLVSGGSEAVEAALKMARQYFVEIGKPQRRHIIARRQSYHGNTIGALATGGNAGRREQFKPILPETHHVSPCYAYRDMQMGETPEAYAERLAAELEAKIIELGTDTVMAFVAEPVVGATLGAVGPVAHYFKRVRQVCDKYGILLILDEVMCGMGRTGTFFALEQEGIVPDLVTIAKGLGGGFQPIGAVMLSEKIYRAFAEGSGLFQHGHTYIGHPIAAAAANKVVEILKRPETMTNVIKMGDRLQAGLDAALAQSPYVGDIRGRGLFRGVELVADKDTKQPFDPVRKIHSKIKKEAMQRGLMCYPMGGTIDGVYGDHILLAPPYIIQPAQIDLIIERLAAAINAAVKS from the coding sequence ATGACCAAAATACTCCATCGAACCATCGGAACAAATCTGCCAAGAGCCGTAGCGGGAGAGGGCATCTACATCACTGATAGCGAAGGTCGGAGCTACATTGATGGGTCCGGCGGAGCTGCAGTGAGCTGCCTCGGCCACAATCATCTTGAGGTCTTGCAAGCGATGAAGGCCCAGATGGGACGCATCAGCTACGCTCATACGTCATTCTTCACGACTGACGTGGCCGAGCACCTTGCTGAGCAACTGGTTGAACTAGCGCCTGAGGGGCTTGACTATGTCTACCTTGTCTCAGGTGGCTCCGAAGCGGTCGAGGCTGCACTCAAGATGGCACGCCAGTATTTTGTCGAGATTGGTAAGCCTCAGCGACGCCATATCATCGCGCGCCGACAGAGCTATCATGGAAATACAATTGGCGCGCTGGCGACTGGCGGGAATGCGGGGCGTCGCGAGCAGTTCAAGCCGATTCTACCAGAAACGCATCATGTTTCACCGTGTTATGCGTATCGCGACATGCAGATGGGCGAAACACCGGAGGCTTATGCCGAGCGTCTTGCCGCGGAGCTGGAGGCGAAAATCATCGAGCTCGGAACGGACACGGTTATGGCTTTCGTGGCGGAACCGGTGGTGGGTGCGACGCTCGGTGCGGTGGGGCCTGTGGCCCACTACTTCAAGCGGGTTCGGCAGGTCTGCGACAAGTACGGCATCTTGCTTATTCTCGACGAAGTGATGTGCGGCATGGGCCGCACCGGCACGTTTTTCGCTCTGGAACAGGAAGGTATCGTGCCTGACCTGGTGACTATCGCTAAAGGGTTGGGTGGGGGCTTCCAGCCGATTGGCGCGGTGATGCTGTCTGAAAAAATTTATCGTGCCTTTGCCGAAGGTTCCGGTCTGTTCCAGCATGGTCATACCTATATTGGTCATCCGATCGCCGCGGCGGCAGCCAACAAGGTCGTAGAAATCCTCAAGCGTCCGGAGACAATGACAAATGTTATAAAGATGGGCGATCGCCTCCAGGCGGGGCTCGATGCGGCACTCGCCCAGTCTCCTTACGTCGGCGACATCCGGGGTCGCGGGCTTTTTCGTGGTGTGGAACTTGTTGCGGATAAGGACACGAAGCAGCCTTTCGATCCAGTGCGCAAAATTCACTCCAAAATCAAAAAGGAGGCGATGCAGCGTGGCCTGATGTGCTACCCGATGGGTGGCACCATCGACGGGGTATATGGCGACCATATACTACTGGCGCCCCCGTACATTATTCAGCCCGCGCAGATCGACCTCATCATAGAACGGCTCGCAGCGGCGATAAATGCCGCGGTGAAGAGCTGA